A section of the Camelus dromedarius isolate mCamDro1 chromosome 14, mCamDro1.pat, whole genome shotgun sequence genome encodes:
- the SLFNL1 gene encoding LOW QUALITY PROTEIN: schlafen-like protein 1 (The sequence of the model RefSeq protein was modified relative to this genomic sequence to represent the inferred CDS: deleted 1 base in 1 codon) — protein sequence MQAGRTCHADRRRGVWGIFSKGGPSRDPPPQEESTKTQVQEPLMEPPGRQPLQELSMKQAPPEDSSIQVAPGRHVLYVGHLNPQFSVPVLTCLLRDTLERLELPVEREHIEVVRRPRKAYALVQVATHKDILASLPWRLHTALEEHQIIKELVARGKELVLGEGRDHSTCREVSEEQEEDSGPSPGPSPGPIPGSSLPPTMLAHPPTWALAPWQRSPQGWPSGTRSDSAIVHQEILGQERLFQGAFLGSETRNVEFKRGGGEYLNQAFKHHLRCYVCAFLNSEGGSLLVGVEDSGLVQGIRCSHRDEDRVRLLVDSILQGFKPQVFPEAYRLTFIPVVSTSATSTPLKVIRLSVHAPKAQAEPQLYETDQGEVFLRRDGSIQGPLSVRAIQEWCRQKWMAELSKLEERLKVLTAEKEQLQQQLQQRRPISCTCCVL from the exons ATGCAGGCCGGCCGTACCTGCCACGCGGACCGGAGGCGGGGTGTGTGGGG AATCTTTTCCAAGGGAGGCCCCTccagagacccccccccccaggaagaGAGCACCAAAACACAGGTGCAGGAGCCCCTCATGGAGCCCCCAGGCCGGCAGCCTCTGCAGGAGCTCTCCATGAAACAGGCCCCACCTGAGGACTCAAGCATCCAGGTGGCTCCCGGCAGGCATGTTCTCTATGTGGGCCACCTGAACCCTCAATTCTCGGTGCCTGTGCTCACCTGCCTGCTGCGAGACACCCTGGAGCGGCTCGAGCTGCCGGTGGAGCGGGAGCACATTGAGGTGGTGCGGCGGCCACGCAAGGCCTACGCGCTGGTGCAGGTGGCCACCCACAAGGACatcctggcctccctgccctggCGCCTGCACACAGCCTTGGAGGAGCACCAGATCATCAAGGAGCTGGTGGCCCGCGGGAAGGAGCTGGTGTTGGGGGAGGGCCGGGATCACTCAACCTGCAGAGAGGTCAGTGAGG AACAGGAGGAGGACAGTGGCCCGAGCCCTGGCCCTAGCCCTGGTCCCATCCCAGGCTCCAGTCTCCCACCGACCATGCTTGCCCACCCTCCTACTTGGGCCCTGGCCCCGTGGCAGCGGAGCCCCCAGGGCTGGCCCAGCGGCACACGCTCAGACAGTGCCATCGTGCACCAAGAGATCCTGGGCCAGGAGCGCCTCTTCCAGGGCGCCTTTCTGGGCAGCGAGACACGCAATGTGGAGTTCAAGCGG GGTGGCGGCGAGTACCTGAACCAGGCCTTCAAGCACCACCTGCGGTGCTATGTGTGCGCCTTCCTCAACAGCGAGGGCGGCAGCCTGCTGGTGGGCGTGGAGGACAGCGGCCTGGTGCAGGGCATCCGCTGCAGCCACCGCGATGAGGACCGCGTGCGCCTGCTAGTGGACTCCATCCTGCAGGGCTTCAAGCCCCAGGTCTTCCCTGAAGCCTACAGGCTCACCTTCATCCCTGTGGTCAGCACCTCTGCCACCAGCACCCCTCTCAAG GTGATCCGCCTGAGTGTGCACGCCCCCAAGGCCCAGGCCGAGCCGCAGCTCTACGAGACCGACCAGGGGGAGGTGTTCCTGCGGCGAGACGGGAGCATCCAGGGCCCGCTGTCCGTCCGCGCCATCCAGGAGTGGTGCAGGCAG AAGTGGATGGCTGAGCTGAGCAAGTTGGAGGAGAGGCTGAAGGTGCTGACGGCAGAGAAGGAACAgctccagcagcagctgcagcagcgcAGGCCCATCTCCTGCACCTGCTGCGTCCTGTGA